The Pelagibacterium halotolerans B2 genome has a segment encoding these proteins:
- a CDS encoding NADH-quinone oxidoreductase subunit C, whose translation MEDALSELGEYIALKLGEALDGYNVAYGELTLEAKPDAILNVMRTLRDDPRCQFISIIDVCGVDYPERAQRFDVVYHLLSPQQNLRIRVRVVTDEVTPVPSITGVFPGADWFEREAYDLYGILFSGHHDLRRILTDYGFDGHPLRKDFPLTGFVEVRYDEERKRVVYEPVKLAQEFRNFDYLSPWEGTDYVLPGDEKAKQ comes from the coding sequence AGTACATTGCGCTCAAGCTGGGCGAAGCGCTTGATGGGTACAACGTCGCCTATGGCGAGTTGACGCTTGAGGCGAAGCCCGACGCGATTCTCAACGTCATGCGCACACTGCGCGATGATCCGCGCTGCCAGTTCATTTCCATAATTGACGTGTGTGGCGTCGACTATCCCGAGCGCGCCCAGCGCTTTGATGTCGTCTATCACTTGCTCAGCCCGCAGCAGAATCTCCGCATTCGCGTACGGGTCGTGACTGACGAGGTGACACCCGTTCCCTCCATCACCGGCGTTTTCCCCGGGGCGGACTGGTTCGAGCGCGAAGCCTACGACCTTTACGGTATCCTGTTCTCCGGTCACCACGATTTGCGCCGCATCCTGACCGACTACGGCTTTGACGGCCATCCGCTGCGCAAGGATTTCCCGCTGACCGGCTTTGTCGAGGTCCGCTATGACGAAGAGCGCAAGCGTGTCGTCTACGAGCCCGTCAAGCTGGCGCAGGAATTTCGGAATTTCGATTACCTTTCGCCATGGGAAGGCACCGATTACGTGCTGCCCGGCGACGAGAAGGCCAAGCAATGA
- a CDS encoding NADH-quinone oxidoreductase subunit D, with product MTEHDVRTFNINFGPQHPAAHGVLRLVLELDGEVVERVDPHVGLLHRGTEKLIEAKTYLQAVPYFDRLDYVAPMNQEHAFALAVEKLLGIEVPFRGQLIRVLYSEIGRILSHMLNVTTQALDVGALTPPLWGFEQREQLMVFYERASGSRMHAAFIRPGGVHQDLPQDLIDDIAKFTETFPKALDDLDQLITGNRIFKQRNVDIATVSLEDAWAWGFSGVMVRGSGAAWDLRKSQPYECYDQLEFDIPVGKNGDCYDRYLIRMEEMRQSNSIMRQCVDLLNTPEGQGPVSTMDGKVVPPKRGEMKRSMEALIHHFKLYTEGFRVPEGEVYAAVEAPKGEFGVYLVSDGTNKPYRCKIRAPGFAHLQAMDFLCRGHLLADVSAILGSLDIVFGEVDR from the coding sequence ATGACCGAGCACGACGTCCGCACGTTCAACATCAACTTTGGCCCGCAACACCCCGCGGCGCATGGCGTTCTGCGACTTGTTCTCGAGCTCGACGGTGAAGTTGTCGAGCGCGTTGATCCCCATGTCGGCCTCCTGCATCGCGGCACCGAAAAGCTGATCGAGGCCAAGACCTATCTCCAGGCCGTACCCTATTTCGACCGCCTCGATTACGTGGCGCCGATGAACCAGGAACACGCCTTTGCCCTGGCTGTCGAAAAGCTCTTGGGAATCGAAGTGCCGTTCCGCGGGCAACTCATTCGCGTGCTCTATTCCGAAATCGGGCGTATTCTCTCGCACATGCTCAACGTCACAACCCAGGCATTGGACGTTGGCGCGCTCACTCCCCCGCTTTGGGGATTCGAGCAGCGCGAGCAGCTCATGGTCTTTTATGAGCGCGCCTCCGGCTCCCGCATGCACGCCGCTTTCATTCGGCCCGGCGGCGTCCATCAGGACCTGCCGCAGGACTTGATCGACGATATCGCCAAATTCACCGAGACCTTTCCAAAGGCGCTCGACGACCTCGATCAGCTCATCACCGGCAATCGCATCTTCAAACAGCGCAACGTGGACATTGCCACCGTTTCGCTCGAGGACGCATGGGCCTGGGGTTTTTCGGGCGTCATGGTGCGCGGCTCGGGTGCGGCATGGGATTTGCGTAAAAGTCAGCCCTATGAATGCTACGACCAGCTCGAATTCGACATTCCGGTGGGCAAAAACGGCGATTGCTACGACCGTTACCTCATCCGCATGGAAGAGATGCGCCAGTCCAATTCGATCATGCGCCAGTGCGTCGATCTGCTCAACACGCCCGAAGGGCAGGGGCCGGTCTCCACAATGGATGGCAAGGTGGTCCCGCCCAAACGCGGCGAGATGAAGCGCTCCATGGAAGCGCTCATCCATCACTTCAAACTCTACACCGAAGGCTTCCGTGTGCCTGAGGGAGAGGTTTACGCAGCCGTTGAAGCGCCTAAGGGCGAGTTCGGCGTCTATCTGGTGTCCGATGGCACCAACAAGCCGTATCGCTGCAAGATTCGCGCCCCCGGGTTCGCGCATCTGCAAGCCATGGATTTTCTCTGTCGCGGGCACCTTCTGGCCGACGTTTCGGCCATCCTCGGATCCCTCGACATCGTGTTCGGAGAGGTTGATCGCTGA